The genomic window ATTTTTATAGTGTGTTGAGGTCATTGATATTTGAACTGTTTTAATTGCCATCTGAACATCCATTTATGTActggtaaattaaaaaaaagaggACAGTATATTAGATATCTTTTTATAATGGTCTGTGGCTGCAAAGTATTTCTATCGAACAAATAAATACAGTTTTACATcttgaataattaatttttctttgttttcatggtaaatactcaaatctgattggtcgaggaatttttcatggtaaatactcaaatctgattggtcgaagaatttttcattcttctatgaaagaaattccgagaatgacgcaaaaaaatgtgacgtcacaatacgacaattgacgttgcgtattgatttgagaaaaagaatcccatttaaaaccagtaaaattgtacataaaaaatgttttaaattagaaaattattttcaaaaattaattataattataatatatattttttagtttcatcggggtatgaaacaaattttgtttgcaaacttctgtaagaatccgctatgcggattcatacagtttgtaaacaaaatttgtttcataccccgatgaaactaagaaaaaatgacatcaatgcttaaatgaattAGAATgatgtttataatttcattattagGTGTGTGCAAAAGGAATGATAGAGAGGGGACAAGGAGGTGCTATTGTCAACATGTCAAGCATAGCTTCTACAAAGGCTTTAAAATACCATACAAGCTATGGTGCCTCAAAGGGTGCTGTAGACATGCTCACCAAGGTCATGTGTCTGGAACTTGGTCCACACAAGGTTAGTAAATTGTTATTTCTAAAGATGCTGTAGATGACACAGCATCATTTCTTGTTCATGATCACTAAGTCAGTGTGTGCAATCTGTCATATCCTAAGGGTTGACAAAGAAAGTATTTCAACACAAATGTGAAACAAATACATTGCAAATGAATGGAGGGAGAAATGCTCATCCATGTTTCTAGAATTTGGTCTTTCttacatacatgcatgtatatccATTTACCTGATCACATGATCCGAATgcaaacagtatatatatattgggagaATTAGGCATGCACTTCGATTCCATTCCTTAGAGCATCCATGCCACATTACTCGTCATTTAAGACAACAAAGAGAGCTACATCACAAACAAGAAATGATAGGAATACTACTAGATACTATAACTCTATAAAGTGACACCACTAGGGGCAGTGTCCATGAGTAGCTGTTGCATCTTCGGTCATTCATAATATTTATTCTTAGTAGCCCTATAGTCTGGTCTGACAATAATTCTGGGAATCAAACTAATGACTAACAGCACCCTAGCCCATTTCTCTGCTAAGATAAGGGTATTGGCATGTACGTACTAGCTGCCCTCCATTGAACAATCTTGAATTTTAACTTCTACAATTCTGATGGTAGGTACAACCTCACAGTCCCCGATACTGTATAACAATTTAAATTCCAATCGTCTGATACTATTTTCATTAGACTTGACAGTTAGCATAGATATTTGCCTACTCGGAGGCTTACAATGGAACTGACTTGCGcttaaacttttcacatttcaaacttcttctcaatccAAGTTCTACCAGTGGCATTTAGCTCTGAaatagtcctgaccaagtgttgttatttttatggtcggtctgaaatccaacatggccaacatggccgccatggcagccatttaaaaaaaataaaataaacatcttctccagttccattggtgccattgagctgaaaattggtaaaGATGTTAAGGAAtgggagccaacaaagtgttgttattgttaagccctgtaaaaactttgacatggctgccatgacagccattttgtaacatgatttcGCAATCATGGTTTTGCTAGATAACACCTATTTCAAGTTTCAGCtttaacttacctgaaatgatcctgaggtCACATGGTCCTGCTCAAGTGTTATTAGGTATATTTCGGGTCTGTCAAAAATCGAAGATGACTGCTATGGTCAACAGTGTCACTATAATTGCTATAGagtatttacattgtatactagCTACATTAGTAGaagggtctttagagtcagatgaccgttaatgCCCGTAGGCCTCTTGTTACATACAGGATTCCCTCGATATACCTTTACATAACAATTCATTCTCTAAACAACTATCATATGGAAAGAGGCTTGAATGAAGTTGTGCCTTAATCCATAGAGGGCATCATGATCAATTGACCTTAATTTAACCCATAGATGCAATCCGCCAGCAAGCCAGCTAGTGCCCAGATAGCTATAAAATTGTTATGTTCCTGCACAGGTTAACAAGACAGTCTATAATTGAAAGATAATCTATCAATTTACCACTTGCATTTCAGATCATTATTAATTCACTCTTTAACAGTAGGAATTATATCTTAACTTTATaagagtacatgtacagtgtagctAGGTTGTATTTACTTTAAATGACCATTCACAGTACTTTGAGAAGAAAATGTCTTGTACAGAGGATTTTCAGGAACTTCTGATATATGTGATTTTTCTCTTGTAGATAAGGGTAAATACTGTGAATCCAACTGTTGTTTGGACTGAGATGGGTAAGGCAGAATGGAGTGATTCGGCTAAGTCTGGTCCCCTCCTGGCAAGGATTCCATTGAATAAGTTTGTAGGTAAGTTGTAACATAAATGAACAGTTATCTATAGTATCGGTGCTTAATGTCAAATACTAAAACTAGTGTGGAATGAACACTGAAACTGATATGTGTCTTGTTTTAATTGACAGAGATAGAAGATGTTGTGAATGCCACCCTGTTCCTGCTGAGTGACAAGAGTGCAATGGTCAATGGTACCTCCATGCTACTGGAAGGAGGACTGTCTTGCAGCTAGAAATCCTGCTGTCTGAAGATATCACACTCACTTATCTTGCTCTTCAACTATGTTAAAGTGGATGTCTATCATTTATAATTGTAATAGTTATTGATAATTGAAATTCATAATTGATCAATTGATCACAGTTCACACAGAGAGATACGTGAAAATGAGACTTAGATGACAAATCAAGCCAGAATCGTGccatatgatatatgatatatgattatgtatttttattattttattactatACAGTGGATCGAACTTCATTAACTCGAACTCGACAGGACCACGAGAAAACTtggagttatccgagtgtttgaattaagcgagttgtcatTTTCGGTGCAAAGTTTGGTGaatatttgtcaaaattatataatcattaactccgctctgtcactcatctgtttattttaaagactggtcaatacatgtacatgcatatgtaatatttcatccTGTCACTCATAGTTTGGGGTAGTTTTGCCAATATACATTCACGATAGAGTTTCTTTCACTTGGTCACTTCAATAACggtataatgtacatgttatgtttgcaaaaggaataacgataaaacggaattcaaCCAAATAACAATTTACTAACATCAAgtcaaataaccgtttaaatAGAACAcagattatatgtaaaatgtaacagAAACACCACTGGCGGATTTAAGGGGGAGTGTGAGGGGCGCATGCCCCccctaaaattaaaattgtatgaatctatcgtgaaatacactagaaccccccccccccccccccccccccaactgaAAATCTTGTTTCCGACCTTGACCATTACCTTGTATTTGACATATAAAATGCTGTTTGATAGGCCTTCTTGTGTTTCACCAATAACAACcccatttccatgtgtattattAACACAGGAAGTTGAGTTGTGGAAGTGCGTATAAATTGTTACTGTTATTGAGTTGGCATGTCATctgatttaatagacagcagTGACCATTAATACAGACGTATTCTGAACACCTAAGCTATTGTTTCAGTGgttgaaatatttaataagCAGTGGTGACTTTCTTTTTTACACCTGTAAAACATCATCCGAGTACtagtgtgtcagagattagttccgcttggGTGAGCtggtagatgagttgttgactgTTGTGTGTATTATTATCGGCGATtgccttgggaaattacctgaagtaagtaaagcagtactttttatcagcGAGatttgttataagattccacaGACAAATTAttaaacacttataatagcatatAATACCGTAATCGGTAGGTTTAAGTGCCTATCGCAAAAGGAAATTCGATGTTAAAAAAATGTCTGCTTTCACCACTGATCGTTGTTAAACAAAAACCCAATACTTTGAATTATTTGttcatttcaagtaggatttttattgttgggactTAATTTTCACTTCATATTATCCGAGATTTCCGATTCCGAGTTttctgagttttttttttacaaggataaagagagaattcagCCAGGAGTGACAACATACTTCAAGTGAAGCAGGGTATTTGAGTTTTCCCAGTAAGAGTTAATGAAGTTCCTCTGTATATATcatgataaaacattttttgaaaCTGTTTTTGTTATTCGATATATATCAAGTGTATCACCTTATGAACAATGACAATTGGATTTTGCTGAAATATGTACATGAAGACGTGAATTAATGACTATAAAAGGGAATGAACCTCCTACAGTCTGGATTTTTTTGTTTGCGTCATGTGTGATGCACACATGCCCATGCGCACAagacatataccacacacctgtaaacaaacatggatTCCCAAGTGAATCAGCTGCTGTTTAATAGGGCTACAGCATTAGttacaaaaatatatgaaaGATTGTCAAATGGGCAAAAGAAACCCCTTGCATTTTGCTAGGGAAGCAACATGTATAACAAACGGGAGCTGTTCATGCAAGCTGCGACTATCTGGACAATGCACATGTTCTGCAGCATTGTCTATaagtgtgtattgacagacaaggcaAATGTGAATGTATGGTTAGCTCTGCCTGTTgtgtacacatattatatatttgatacaatacTGGGAATAAATGTCATCTTTTTCTAATTCTGAATTGATTTTGAGTTATCAAATAATATCTGCCACAACTTTATCTAATCCAATTTCAAAAAACAGGTGTTTGCGTACTGTGTCTCCACGTGCATCAGGGGTTCCTGTTTACACAATGTCTACCTCTTTTTCAAAACAGCCAAGTGATATTATTAGCGTTATATTTGAAAGGAGCTTCCTGACTAAATTTTATGTTCAAGTTGGATACTGGAAATAAATGTGAATATCAGGATAACAGAGAAGCGTAACTAGAAATGTATCAAAAAAGTACAatcaataaaagaaataatgatTTTACCATAATGTCTCTTTAGGGGTAATAATTAACTGTATATTAAGGGTATTATTCATTCCTTTTTCATTTCTTTGTTCTGAACCTCTTCTGCACATCTCTGTATGATGGCAAATCTAAAGATTTATGCTCCATATGGTCGATGCCAgatgtaaaaaaacaacaatttagaATAAGAATATTGATAGACAGTCCAGAAATATGCCCTTTAAAAGATTATTACAGGCCAATGCTGAGATAGAACTTTACTGTAATCCTGCTGGTAGATTcaatttgatgtttttgttatacagaatcagtcaaattttattgtttGCAATACAGGATCTTTTTTTATGACATCATATAAGGGGGCAGAGGAATTATATGGTGACACTGTAAATGCTAGATTTTGAAGATATCATATagcatatttattacataataagCCTGCTATCTAATGATTTCACCTGtgtaaatgttttgtatgtgCCATAGTGTAATATTCCCTGGAGTTTTTATCATTGGCTGTGCCAGTCAGATATGTACACCGTATTCTGAAGTCAAAATATGGACAATGACATGTCAAGAAGTGTAAATGGTGCAACAAAGTGGTGGTCTTTGTTTGATTAAGTCCTCTGCATTTGTAAAACTTGTGTCAAAGCATAGGTTttctgagttatgtgataaaaagtatcttaaatcttttttttttctttttttttcatgagatttttatgaaatttgccTGGTAGTTTTAATTTTCGCAAACTAAGgcttgcaaaaataaaaaagaaaaaaaagaaagacttgtttcataaaatctcatatgaaatgaaaactcatttatGATCCTATAGATGTATGACAGGCTGTGTCAATATCTTGTCAGTCACTTGACCATTAAAATTATCTGTActtaagggagataattatctATTGGTGTGTCATAATTGATAGTGCTATacctaagggagataattgtcTATTGGTGTATCACCTGATAATTTAAAGTGTTATACAAAGGGGGATAACCGTCTATTGGTATAGCACAATATGATAATTTATAGTGCTGTATCAAATGGAGATACAAAAGTAAATATCTATCGGTGTATcacattataattatttaatcaGAGATAATTAACTATCTATTGGTATGTTATATCATGATAATTTATAAAGCTATACCAGAGGGAGATAATTGTCtattggtatatatcacattataattatttaatcaGAGATAATTAAATGTCTATTGGTACATATTATGATGATTGATAATGCTATACCTAAGACAAATATTTGTCTGTTGGTATATCACATTGTGATGAAAGTGCTGTACCAAACTGTTCTATATTGCTGTACCCAACAAAGATAATTGTCTATTGGTGTATGACATGATGATAATTTATAGTGCGGTACGGAAGGGAGATTATTTGTTTATAAGCGTATCACATGTTAGTTGATAGTGCCTAAGAGAGATGattgtctgttggtatatattATGCATGGAGTTTTGGACTAGAAGTTTAtgaattttgatataatattattGACTGATATTAATGACACCTGTGTCTTTTTTTCCACATAAATGTGATTGCAAATTAATTCAATTGTGGATACAGTGTATCTACCAGCAAAGTTCATgcaaacatttacaaaatattttttaaatgtttgaagatATGTGCATTTATGAGAAAGTCATTCAGTGGGTGGCAGTGGAGGTAGTTTTTAGAGAAATTCATACTATACTATCTGTCACACAGAAATGTACCACCTACAAATTGAAACATAATCTTTATCCATGTACACGTgtatttttatctgattttctcattttatgttttttgatataatttttatgtCACGATGATACACCGTTAATTTGTTGTAATTTAATTAAGATTAGCTGTTTAAACATTTAAGCTCTCTTAATCCATGATGTTCACATTGCATAGAAAATCTTTGGGACATCatcattttttataacaaaataaatttaacTCTATGACTAAAATTCTTGAGTTGATGTTTTGGTCTTTTCACAAATGCATGGACATGCAATTTCCACCATATTTACCGCACAGGGCATTTATTAAGATACTAGTGTAACAAAACAGAAGTTATGCCAATTTTTCTTtgtaacacagggacatggCATTTCTCACTGCAAGGTCCATACACCATATAATGGACCATGGGTTGGAAATTTGTTTCAAGATCCTGTGTAAATGTATAAGTAATGCATAACTATTTGAACACCTCGTGGAAAATCCAAAATTTTCGAAAGATTTACTCCATTCCTATTCTAAGATACAAACTGTTTTATCGGTCTTGATTCAATTACAAGCTCAAGAATCTGAAATGTTAAgtttagtactttttttgtgtaCTGCAATTGACGAGGATGGAGGATGAAGTTGGGAGAGATATAGCTTGATTACAGAGGGGGAACTTATTACAGCAAACGTGAAAATCTGTATCCTCCacacaaaataaatttaaaatcttCACACGTTTTATCATTTAGTCAAATAGATACACATTCTTTTTTTAGGCAATATTCAGCAATACAATGATGAACATTAACATAAGGTAACAaagtaatatattgtataaaaaataatatgtaacAAAGGTAAATGTTGGAACACAGAATCTAATGATTTGAACGGAGGAAGACAAACCAACACTGATAAGTAAGAATCACACATTTTTAAGTTCTTGATCAACTCCTACGTAATTTAA from Pecten maximus chromosome 1, xPecMax1.1, whole genome shotgun sequence includes these protein-coding regions:
- the LOC117333551 gene encoding L-xylulose reductase-like; the encoded protein is MEIAFHGKRALVTGAGKGIGREIARKLVECGAETFALSRTQADLDSLKSEVPSMNIVQADLQDWDGSRKIVEQLGPIDLLVNNAGVARNASFLEVKKDELDFTFDINVKAIVNVSQVCAKGMIERGQGGAIVNMSSIASTKALKYHTSYGASKGAVDMLTKVMCLELGPHKIRVNTVNPTVVWTEMGKAEWSDSAKSGPLLARIPLNKFVEIEDVVNATLFLLSDKSAMVNGTSMLLEGGLSCS